A genomic window from Methylorubrum extorquens includes:
- the arsC gene encoding arsenate reductase (glutaredoxin) (This arsenate reductase requires both glutathione and glutaredoxin to convert arsenate to arsenite, after which the efflux transporter formed by ArsA and ArsB can extrude the arsenite from the cell, providing resistance.), whose protein sequence is MDVVIYHNPDCGTSRNTLAFIRNAGIEPHVVEYLKTPPNRLLVRQLAERAGVTVRDLLREKGTPYADLGLSDPSLTDDQLLDAIAEHPILLNRPLVVSQKGVALCRPSEKVLDLLPAQQGEFVKEDGERVVDAHGRRVATA, encoded by the coding sequence ATGGACGTCGTCATCTACCACAACCCGGATTGCGGCACGTCCCGCAACACCCTGGCCTTCATCCGCAACGCCGGCATCGAGCCGCACGTGGTCGAGTACCTGAAGACGCCGCCGAACCGGCTCCTGGTGCGACAGCTTGCCGAACGCGCCGGCGTCACGGTCCGCGATCTCCTCCGCGAGAAGGGAACGCCCTACGCCGATCTCGGGCTCTCGGACCCGAGCCTGACGGACGATCAGCTTCTCGACGCCATCGCCGAGCACCCGATCCTGCTGAACCGCCCCCTGGTGGTGAGCCAGAAGGGCGTCGCCCTGTGCCGGCCCTCGGAGAAGGTCCTCGACCTCCTGCCGGCCCAGCAGGGCGAGTTCGTCAAGGAGGACGGCGAGCGCGTCGTCGACGCGCACGGGCGCCGCGTCGCCACCGCCTGA
- a CDS encoding efflux RND transporter periplasmic adaptor subunit, giving the protein MSRSAWAAGTLAALAAGVLGYGAGHEGSPVPALVQQARTGFAHWLPGTRQPSSVPARVPARATGPVVYYQDPDGKPDYAAEPKRTADGRDYRAVHASEDVRFDEPDEAEAMPDAGHGDMAMAQATPPASARKVRFYRNPMGLPDTSPIPKKDSMGMDYLPVYEEEDTDDGTVKISPGKLQRTGVRTAVAERRVLSMPVRAPGAIEEDERRISVIAMRTDAFIEKVEAVTTGDHVRKGQPLLRLFSPEMNAAAAQYLTGIGYEGARRRLENLGIPPEVIDEIERSRKVPSTITWSAPRDGVVVERNVSDGMRAKSGDTLFKLVDHSRVWVLADVTERDLAAVAEGQTATVRARTFPDRVFTGAVTRIYPHLAMGTRTARLRIELPNPNGDLRPGMFADVTIATGSDKPVVAVPDDAVIDTGTKQVVLLDRGEGRFEPRPVRLGTRGDGYVEIRDGIAAGERVVTSANFLIDAESNLKAALQGLSEPKPDPGPQAAAEGKAP; this is encoded by the coding sequence GTGAGCCGGTCGGCTTGGGCAGCCGGGACCCTCGCCGCGCTCGCGGCGGGGGTTTTGGGGTATGGCGCGGGGCATGAGGGCAGTCCCGTGCCGGCGCTCGTCCAGCAGGCGCGGACCGGGTTCGCCCATTGGCTGCCGGGAACCCGGCAGCCCTCTTCGGTGCCCGCTCGGGTCCCGGCCAGGGCGACGGGACCAGTCGTCTACTACCAGGACCCGGACGGGAAGCCGGACTACGCCGCGGAGCCCAAGCGCACGGCGGACGGTCGAGACTATCGCGCCGTCCACGCCAGCGAGGACGTGCGCTTCGACGAACCCGACGAGGCGGAGGCAATGCCCGACGCCGGGCACGGCGACATGGCCATGGCTCAGGCCACGCCCCCTGCAAGCGCCCGCAAGGTGCGCTTCTACCGGAACCCGATGGGCCTTCCGGACACCTCGCCGATTCCGAAGAAGGACTCGATGGGAATGGACTACCTCCCCGTCTACGAGGAGGAGGACACCGACGACGGCACCGTGAAAATCTCGCCCGGTAAGCTCCAGCGCACCGGGGTCCGGACGGCGGTCGCCGAGCGACGCGTCCTGTCGATGCCGGTGCGCGCGCCCGGCGCCATCGAGGAGGACGAGCGCCGGATCTCGGTGATCGCGATGCGCACCGACGCCTTCATCGAGAAGGTCGAGGCCGTCACCACGGGCGACCACGTCCGCAAGGGCCAGCCGCTCCTGCGCCTGTTCTCGCCGGAGATGAACGCGGCCGCCGCGCAGTACCTCACCGGCATCGGCTACGAGGGCGCCCGTCGGCGCCTGGAGAACCTCGGCATCCCGCCCGAGGTCATCGACGAGATCGAGCGATCCCGAAAAGTGCCCTCGACTATCACGTGGTCGGCGCCCCGCGACGGCGTCGTGGTCGAGCGCAACGTCTCGGACGGGATGCGCGCCAAGTCCGGCGACACACTGTTCAAGCTCGTCGACCATTCCCGGGTCTGGGTCCTGGCCGACGTGACCGAACGCGACCTGGCGGCCGTGGCGGAGGGCCAGACGGCGACCGTGCGCGCCCGGACGTTTCCGGATCGCGTCTTCACCGGCGCGGTGACCCGGATCTACCCGCACCTCGCCATGGGGACCCGGACCGCCCGCCTGCGCATCGAGCTGCCCAACCCGAACGGCGACCTGCGCCCGGGCATGTTCGCCGATGTGACGATCGCCACGGGCAGCGACAAGCCGGTGGTGGCGGTGCCCGACGACGCGGTCATCGACACCGGCACGAAACAAGTCGTCCTGCTCGACAGGGGCGAGGGCCGCTTCGAGCCGAGACCGGTCAGGCTCGGCACCCGTGGCGACGGCTACGTCGAGATCCGCGACGGCATCGCCGCGGGCGAGCGGGTGGTGACGTCGGCCAACTTCCTCATTGATGCCGAGAGCAACCTGAAGGCGGCCCTCCAAGGTCTTTCCGAGCCGAAGCCCGATCCCGGGCCGCAAGCCGCCGCCGAGGGGAAGGCGCCATGA
- a CDS encoding arsenic resistance protein: MSNLRDTLEGNQIGIYFAAIGAAALIALTLPGTTALEVGINPALALMLFVTFLQVPLPELGKAFARVRFLAALLATNFIVVPLLVAGLIRFLPEAPMLRLGVLMVLLTPCIDYVVTFAHLGRADAKVLLASTPALLIAQMLLLPVYLNVFLGEDAARFVQVGPFVHAFFWLIAVPLGLAAAVQLWAGRSPAGQRMATGLGLLPVPATALVLFVVIASVLPQLGPALDDALRVVPVYVAFAVAAPLLGWAVGRAFRLDAPTVRTLAFSAATRNSLVVLPLAFAVPGAVPLLPAVIVTQTLVELLSELAYVRLMPRLGPTAASPVPAV; the protein is encoded by the coding sequence ATGAGCAACCTGCGTGATACCCTCGAAGGCAACCAGATCGGGATCTACTTCGCGGCCATCGGCGCCGCTGCGCTGATCGCCCTGACGCTGCCCGGCACCACGGCCCTTGAGGTCGGGATCAACCCGGCGCTGGCGCTGATGCTGTTCGTCACCTTCCTTCAGGTGCCGTTGCCTGAACTCGGAAAGGCTTTTGCGCGAGTCCGTTTCCTGGCGGCGCTCCTCGCCACGAACTTCATCGTGGTGCCCTTGCTGGTGGCCGGCCTGATCCGGTTCCTGCCCGAAGCCCCCATGCTGCGGCTGGGCGTGCTCATGGTCCTCCTCACGCCGTGCATCGACTACGTCGTGACCTTCGCCCATCTTGGTCGGGCCGACGCCAAGGTGCTGCTGGCCTCCACCCCGGCGTTGCTGATCGCGCAGATGCTGCTGCTGCCGGTCTACCTGAATGTCTTCCTCGGCGAGGACGCCGCCAGGTTCGTCCAGGTCGGTCCGTTCGTGCATGCCTTCTTCTGGTTGATCGCCGTCCCTCTTGGGCTCGCCGCCGCCGTGCAGCTCTGGGCCGGACGCAGCCCTGCCGGGCAACGGATGGCTACGGGCCTCGGACTCCTGCCGGTGCCGGCGACCGCGCTGGTCCTGTTCGTGGTGATCGCGTCCGTCCTGCCCCAGCTCGGACCCGCCCTCGACGATGCCCTACGAGTGGTCCCCGTCTACGTCGCCTTCGCCGTGGCTGCCCCGCTGCTGGGTTGGGCTGTCGGGCGCGCGTTCCGCCTGGATGCCCCCACCGTCCGCACGCTGGCCTTCAGCGCCGCCACCCGAAACTCCCTGGTGGTCCTGCCGCTGGCGTTTGCGGTTCCGGGTGCCGTGCCACTCCTGCCCGCCGTCATCGTCACGCAGACGCTGGTCGAACTCCTCAGCGAACTCGCCTACGTCCGCCTGATGCCCAGGCTCGGCCCAACGGCGGCGTCGCCGGTCCCGGCCGTCTAG
- a CDS encoding arsenate reductase ArsC: MPDHVYNVLFLCTGNSARSILAESMLNKEGQGRFRAFSAGSQPKADVNPLAVQVLSETEYPTEGLRSKSWDEFAGPDAPVMDFVFTVCDNAAGEACPYWPGQPVTAHWGIEDPASVEGTDLERKTAFVTAQRYLKNRISAFVALPLASLDGVALSAKVREIGQQAGATSPRAEVA; the protein is encoded by the coding sequence ATGCCTGACCACGTCTACAACGTCCTGTTTCTCTGCACCGGCAACTCCGCTCGCTCGATCCTGGCGGAGTCCATGCTCAACAAGGAGGGCCAGGGACGCTTCCGGGCCTTCTCCGCTGGCAGCCAGCCCAAGGCGGACGTGAACCCGCTCGCCGTTCAGGTTCTGAGCGAGACGGAATACCCGACCGAGGGGCTGCGCTCGAAGTCCTGGGACGAGTTCGCCGGCCCCGATGCGCCGGTCATGGATTTCGTCTTTACGGTCTGTGACAACGCCGCCGGCGAGGCCTGCCCCTACTGGCCCGGCCAGCCGGTGACGGCTCACTGGGGCATCGAAGACCCCGCCTCGGTCGAGGGTACGGACCTGGAGCGCAAGACGGCCTTCGTGACCGCGCAGCGCTACCTCAAGAACCGCATCTCGGCTTTCGTGGCGTTGCCGCTGGCCAGCCTCGATGGGGTCGCCCTGTCCGCTAAGGTGCGCGAGATCGGCCAGCAGGCCGGCGCCACCTCGCCCCGCGCGGAGGTCGCGTGA
- a CDS encoding MFS transporter: protein MASARRWPVISALGVVQILTWGSSFYLLSVLAAPMTQDTGWPFGWVIGGLSLGLLVAGLVSPRVGAFIGEHGGRPVLAFAAIALALGLTGLALAPNVAAYLAAWLLVGLGMGTGLYDPAFATLGRLYGAEARPAITTLTLWGGFASTVCWPLSAFLIEQVGWRGTCLAYAGLHLSVTLPLVLLVIPKPPIRIVTRLAGANPAIRLEGRERRAFLLMAGVLTLGGTVMAMVSVHLITLLQARGVALTSAVAYGALIGPAQVGARIVEMAGKGRHHPLWTLTAAMILVVLGVAMLTAGLPLVGLALVLYGAGNGIYSIARGTVPLALFGPERYAALVGRLARPGLVAQALAPSVGAVVLAQGGANATYALLSVLAVANVALALSLWRVRPRT, encoded by the coding sequence ATGGCCTCGGCTCGCCGCTGGCCCGTGATCTCGGCTCTGGGCGTCGTCCAGATCCTGACCTGGGGCTCTTCGTTCTACCTGCTTTCGGTGCTGGCCGCTCCGATGACGCAGGACACGGGATGGCCCTTTGGATGGGTCATCGGCGGCCTGTCCCTTGGGCTCCTCGTCGCGGGCTTGGTCTCGCCACGGGTCGGAGCGTTCATCGGGGAGCACGGCGGCCGGCCGGTGCTGGCCTTCGCCGCCATTGCCCTGGCGCTGGGCCTGACGGGCCTTGCACTGGCCCCGAACGTTGCGGCTTACCTGGCGGCTTGGCTTCTCGTCGGTCTGGGCATGGGCACCGGACTCTACGATCCGGCCTTCGCCACCCTCGGGCGTCTCTACGGTGCCGAGGCCAGGCCAGCCATCACCACGCTTACCCTGTGGGGCGGTTTCGCCAGTACGGTATGCTGGCCGCTCTCGGCGTTCCTGATCGAGCAGGTGGGTTGGCGGGGGACCTGCCTCGCCTATGCCGGGCTGCACCTCTCGGTCACGTTGCCCCTCGTTCTGCTCGTGATCCCCAAGCCGCCCATACGTATCGTCACACGACTGGCAGGCGCGAACCCCGCCATCCGGCTTGAGGGACGGGAGCGTCGTGCATTCCTCCTCATGGCAGGGGTGCTGACCCTCGGGGGCACGGTGATGGCCATGGTCTCGGTGCACCTCATCACCCTGCTCCAGGCCCGTGGTGTGGCTCTCACCTCGGCCGTTGCCTACGGCGCCCTGATCGGACCGGCACAGGTAGGCGCGCGCATCGTCGAGATGGCTGGCAAGGGCCGGCACCATCCCCTCTGGACCCTGACCGCCGCCATGATCCTGGTGGTCTTGGGGGTCGCGATGCTGACGGCCGGCCTACCCTTGGTCGGGCTGGCGCTGGTCCTCTACGGGGCCGGCAACGGGATCTATTCGATTGCACGGGGTACGGTCCCCCTGGCCCTGTTCGGTCCCGAGCGCTACGCCGCGCTCGTCGGCCGGCTCGCCCGTCCAGGGCTGGTGGCGCAGGCGCTGGCACCCTCCGTCGGAGCCGTGGTCCTGGCCCAAGGTGGCGCGAACGCCACCTACGCCCTGCTCAGCGTCCTCGCCGTAGCGAACGTCGCGCTTGCCCTATCCCTCTGGCGCGTCCGGCCCCGAACCTAG
- a CDS encoding ABC-three component system protein, protein MTVIPPVGVSGARGFQRRLLRLTPNESARDCTNAAMPIPPEQRLALSDMLELTLRRLTGNHFQEFFCRMMELRHPDAFMRPALEGSLGDRKCDGYLRPGHEIFQCYGAENGGAKVKAVNARLAAKIDEDYVGAAGHWPDMKVWHIVNNFILGMGTTPLARIDALQAANPHHRIAVFGWATFEAHIMSLESYQVTGLLGREVTAEDFRNIQAPEVVAVIDAIAQGTLEELPEDDERRDVPVGKLRTNGLSGAIQRKIAMGGLNERIVKREIEGHPVPLMAMTIANEFRRQYVDLDLQGLEPDDIMMKLYSNIVGHGPVAVEMDVAAWSLLSYLFVRCTIFKDKVADEGVFG, encoded by the coding sequence ATGACCGTCATCCCGCCCGTCGGTGTTTCTGGCGCTCGCGGGTTTCAACGCCGGCTGCTACGCTTGACCCCCAACGAATCCGCCCGTGATTGTACGAACGCAGCCATGCCGATCCCTCCTGAGCAACGGCTCGCCCTCTCGGACATGCTGGAGCTCACGCTGCGGCGCCTGACCGGCAACCACTTCCAGGAGTTCTTCTGTCGAATGATGGAACTCCGTCACCCCGACGCCTTCATGAGGCCCGCGCTTGAGGGCTCGCTCGGTGATCGGAAGTGCGATGGTTACCTTCGCCCCGGGCACGAGATCTTCCAGTGCTACGGGGCTGAGAACGGCGGTGCGAAGGTCAAGGCCGTGAATGCCCGACTGGCGGCCAAGATCGACGAGGACTACGTCGGAGCGGCAGGGCACTGGCCCGACATGAAGGTCTGGCACATCGTCAACAACTTCATCCTCGGGATGGGCACGACGCCGCTTGCCCGGATCGACGCGCTGCAGGCCGCCAACCCGCATCACCGTATCGCAGTCTTCGGCTGGGCGACCTTCGAGGCCCACATCATGTCCTTGGAGTCCTACCAGGTGACCGGCCTGCTCGGACGCGAGGTTACGGCCGAGGACTTCCGCAATATCCAGGCTCCTGAAGTGGTAGCCGTCATCGATGCCATCGCCCAGGGTACCCTTGAGGAACTGCCGGAAGACGACGAGCGACGCGACGTACCGGTAGGCAAGCTCCGGACGAACGGCTTGTCGGGAGCCATCCAGCGTAAGATCGCCATGGGCGGCCTGAACGAGCGCATCGTAAAGAGGGAGATCGAGGGCCACCCGGTCCCGCTTATGGCGATGACCATCGCCAACGAGTTCAGGCGACAGTACGTCGATCTCGACCTCCAGGGCCTCGAACCCGATGACATCATGATGAAGCTTTACAGCAACATCGTCGGCCACGGTCCGGTCGCGGTCGAGATGGACGTGGCCGCCTGGAGCTTGCTCTCCTACCTCTTCGTCCGGTGCACCATCTTCAAAGACAAAGTTGCCGACGAAGGGGTGTTCGGATGA
- a CDS encoding arsenic transporter, with the protein MLALAIFVVTLVFVIWQPKGFGIGWSALIGAAVALATGVISPGDIPVVWHIVWDATFTFVALIIISLLLDEAGFFHWAALHIARWGGGRGRLLFPLVILLGAAIAAVFANDGAALLLTPIVLAILLRLDFKPAAALAFIVACGFVADSTSLPLVISNLVNIVSANFFDITFSRYAAVMVPVNLVSLAATLVVLWLFYRRDLPATYPVAELEAPRHAIKDPLVFRAAFPLLGLLLVAYFVTAPFGVPVSVVTCAGALVLLALANRSRVIPIRKVLTGAPWQIVLFSLGMYLVVYGLKNAGLTDYLAQGLVWLSGFGPFVATIGTGFAAAILSSVMNNMPSVLVGALSIQQAPDLSPLMRELMVYANVIGCDLGPKFTPIGSLATLLWLHVLDTKGQHITWGQYMRVGLVITPPVLLVTLAALALWLPMLGAR; encoded by the coding sequence ATGCTCGCGCTCGCCATCTTCGTGGTCACCCTCGTCTTCGTCATCTGGCAGCCGAAGGGTTTCGGGATCGGATGGAGCGCCCTCATCGGGGCCGCTGTGGCGCTCGCCACCGGGGTCATCAGCCCCGGTGACATCCCTGTGGTCTGGCACATCGTCTGGGACGCCACCTTCACCTTCGTGGCGCTGATCATCATCTCGCTGCTCCTCGACGAAGCCGGCTTCTTCCATTGGGCGGCGCTCCACATCGCCCGCTGGGGCGGCGGCCGGGGACGCCTGCTGTTCCCACTGGTCATCCTGCTCGGGGCGGCCATCGCGGCGGTGTTCGCCAATGACGGGGCGGCCCTCTTGCTCACCCCCATCGTGCTCGCGATCCTGCTCCGGCTGGACTTCAAGCCGGCGGCGGCGCTGGCCTTCATCGTCGCCTGCGGGTTCGTGGCAGACTCGACAAGCCTACCGTTGGTGATCTCGAACCTCGTCAACATCGTCTCGGCAAACTTCTTCGACATCACCTTCAGCCGTTATGCGGCCGTGATGGTGCCTGTGAACCTGGTCTCGCTCGCCGCGACCCTGGTGGTGCTGTGGCTGTTCTACCGGCGCGACCTTCCAGCCACCTACCCGGTGGCCGAGCTCGAAGCGCCGCGCCACGCGATCAAGGACCCACTGGTCTTCCGAGCGGCCTTCCCGCTCCTTGGTCTGCTTCTGGTCGCCTACTTCGTGACGGCACCGTTCGGCGTGCCGGTCTCGGTCGTCACCTGCGCGGGGGCGCTCGTCCTCCTGGCGCTGGCCAACCGCAGCCGGGTCATCCCCATCCGCAAGGTCCTGACCGGGGCCCCCTGGCAGATCGTCCTGTTCAGCCTCGGCATGTACCTCGTGGTCTACGGCCTGAAGAATGCCGGGCTGACCGACTACCTGGCGCAGGGGCTTGTCTGGCTCTCGGGCTTTGGCCCATTCGTCGCCACCATCGGGACCGGGTTCGCCGCCGCCATCCTATCCTCAGTGATGAACAACATGCCGAGCGTGCTCGTGGGTGCGCTCTCCATCCAGCAGGCTCCAGATCTCTCGCCCCTGATGCGCGAGCTCATGGTCTACGCCAACGTCATTGGCTGCGACCTCGGCCCGAAGTTCACCCCCATCGGGAGTCTGGCGACCCTGCTCTGGCTGCACGTGCTCGACACCAAGGGCCAGCACATCACCTGGGGCCAGTACATGCGGGTGGGTCTGGTCATCACGCCACCGGTGCTACTCGTCACACTGGCCGCCCTGGCGCTCTGGCTCCCCATGCTCGGGGCTCGGTAG
- a CDS encoding FixH family protein codes for MSKTSFSRALTAALLGLALTAAARADTQDYEFQLVKDEAKQGEAILDVRLVDKRTSKPVPNAVIFAKRIDMAPDSMEEMTSKIEQLPSPEPGIYRFKAKLTMAGGWRLSLGAKVQGETGTVENKLVFKATK; via the coding sequence GTGTCCAAGACATCGTTTTCGCGCGCCCTCACGGCTGCGCTGCTCGGCCTCGCCCTCACCGCCGCCGCCCGGGCCGACACCCAGGACTACGAGTTCCAACTCGTGAAGGACGAGGCGAAGCAGGGTGAGGCCATCCTCGACGTCCGCCTCGTCGACAAGCGCACGTCCAAGCCCGTGCCGAACGCCGTCATCTTCGCCAAGCGCATCGACATGGCGCCCGACAGCATGGAGGAGATGACCTCCAAGATCGAGCAGCTCCCCTCGCCGGAGCCCGGCATCTACCGGTTCAAGGCGAAGCTGACGATGGCCGGCGGCTGGCGTCTCTCGCTCGGAGCCAAGGTTCAGGGCGAGACCGGCACCGTCGAGAACAAGCTGGTGTTCAAGGCCACCAAGTGA
- a CDS encoding ABC-three component system middle component 6 — protein MILPSKHLSQDRALIGVGADILEILTRPMTVSEAWDGVRKNRASRPDSAVLPFDWFVLAMCLLRALGALDLNDEGLLVRAERKP, from the coding sequence ATGATCCTGCCGAGCAAACACCTCAGCCAGGATCGGGCCCTCATCGGCGTCGGCGCGGACATCCTCGAAATCCTTACCCGACCGATGACCGTTTCCGAGGCGTGGGACGGGGTACGGAAGAACCGCGCGTCGCGCCCCGACAGCGCCGTGCTGCCGTTCGACTGGTTCGTGCTGGCCATGTGCCTGCTCAGGGCCCTTGGCGCCCTCGACCTGAACGACGAGGGCCTGCTCGTGCGGGCCGAGCGCAAGCCATGA
- a CDS encoding ArsR/SmtB family transcription factor: MQEKQALDGFAAIAQETRLRIIRLLVTAGADGMAAGAITEAIAGASAPRISFHLSHLENAGLVVGRREGRSIIYSAVFTALSDLVAFLMRDCCEGHCEVCDRAIALFARCTGRPQTMSGSPRIACEEP, encoded by the coding sequence GTGCAAGAGAAGCAAGCGCTCGATGGCTTCGCCGCCATCGCGCAGGAGACCCGCCTACGCATCATCCGCCTGTTGGTCACCGCCGGCGCGGACGGCATGGCGGCCGGTGCCATCACCGAGGCCATCGCGGGCGCCTCGGCGCCGCGCATCTCGTTCCATCTCAGCCACCTTGAGAACGCCGGCCTCGTGGTCGGCCGACGGGAGGGGCGGTCGATCATCTACAGCGCGGTGTTCACGGCCCTGTCCGACCTGGTGGCCTTCCTGATGCGCGATTGCTGCGAGGGACACTGCGAGGTCTGCGACCGAGCCATCGCCCTGTTCGCCCGGTGCACGGGCCGGCCGCAAACGATGTCCGGGTCCCCCAGGATCGCTTGCGAGGAACCATGA
- a CDS encoding ArsR/SmtB family transcription factor — MDERQAVAAFAALGQEHRLRVVRQLVTAGPEGMAAGALAEAVGVSGTNLSFHLKELSHSGLVTSRREGRSIIYSAAYPDLSELIQFLMRDCCQGRPEVCAPAVAALAACCLPTGDTAHA; from the coding sequence ATGGACGAACGGCAAGCCGTCGCCGCCTTTGCAGCCCTCGGCCAGGAGCACCGCCTGCGCGTCGTACGCCAACTCGTGACCGCCGGCCCCGAAGGCATGGCGGCCGGCGCGCTGGCCGAGGCGGTCGGCGTGTCAGGGACCAACCTGTCGTTCCACCTCAAGGAGCTCTCGCATTCCGGGCTGGTCACGTCCCGGCGCGAGGGTCGCTCGATCATCTACAGCGCGGCCTACCCGGACCTGTCCGAGCTCATCCAATTCCTGATGCGCGATTGCTGCCAGGGCCGACCCGAGGTCTGCGCCCCCGCCGTCGCGGCCCTCGCCGCCTGTTGCCTGCCTACCGGAGACACCGCCCATGCCTGA
- the arsH gene encoding arsenical resistance protein ArsH, translating into MDKPQQLFADGMPNISEGHFVVPTATDLQVQAPFTHAPRFLILYGSLRERSFSRFLAYEAARLLEAMGGEVRIYDAHGLPLPDDATADHPKVQELRDLSIWSEGHVWVSPERHGNMTGVIKSQIDWLPLSEGSVRPTQGRTLAVMQVSGGSQSFNAVNGLRILGRWMRMITIPNQSSVPMAYKEFDDAGRMKPGPLYDRVVDVCEELVRFTLLTRERSSYLVDRYSERKEREPERLKAVAVDIGFVKRPS; encoded by the coding sequence TTGGACAAGCCGCAACAGCTCTTCGCCGACGGAATGCCCAACATCAGCGAGGGGCACTTCGTAGTGCCGACGGCGACCGACCTGCAGGTGCAGGCACCGTTCACCCACGCCCCACGCTTCCTGATCCTGTATGGCTCGCTCCGGGAGCGGTCGTTCAGCCGCTTCCTAGCCTACGAGGCCGCACGCCTCCTGGAGGCGATGGGCGGCGAGGTGCGGATCTACGACGCGCACGGCCTGCCGTTGCCGGACGACGCGACCGCTGACCACCCCAAGGTCCAGGAACTGCGCGACCTCTCGATCTGGTCCGAGGGGCATGTCTGGGTCAGTCCCGAGCGTCACGGCAACATGACCGGGGTGATCAAGAGCCAGATCGACTGGCTCCCCCTGTCGGAGGGCTCGGTGCGCCCGACACAAGGCCGGACCCTAGCGGTGATGCAGGTCTCCGGCGGTTCGCAGTCGTTCAACGCCGTCAACGGCCTACGCATCCTCGGGCGCTGGATGCGGATGATCACCATCCCCAACCAGTCCTCGGTGCCCATGGCCTACAAGGAGTTCGATGACGCCGGTCGGATGAAGCCGGGGCCGCTCTACGACCGGGTGGTCGACGTCTGTGAGGAACTGGTCAGGTTCACGCTCCTGACCCGCGAGCGTTCCTCCTATCTCGTCGACCGCTACTCCGAACGGAAAGAGCGCGAGCCTGAGCGCCTCAAGGCCGTGGCGGTCGACATCGGGTTCGTAAAACGACCTTCGTGA
- a CDS encoding metallophosphoesterase, whose product MPRTLFCADTHFGHRGILGPRMARPRPFETIEAHDEALVAAWNKAVRPDDIVWLLGDFAYKCSLDYAASIQARLNGRIHLVRGNHDHGLGERLEWAGPVVDVQRVFVQDPGMPRRVALWVSHYSHVTWPHAWHGDLHVYGHSHGAIPATRTSLDVGVDCWELAPVTLIRIMERMAEAPASRPSG is encoded by the coding sequence ATGCCAAGGACGCTCTTCTGCGCGGACACCCATTTCGGACACCGCGGGATTCTCGGTCCACGGATGGCCCGACCGCGTCCGTTCGAGACCATCGAGGCGCACGACGAGGCCCTGGTCGCCGCCTGGAACAAGGCCGTTCGACCTGACGACATCGTCTGGCTCCTCGGGGACTTCGCCTACAAGTGCAGCCTCGACTACGCCGCATCCATCCAGGCGCGACTGAACGGACGCATCCACCTCGTTCGGGGCAACCACGACCACGGCCTGGGCGAACGTCTCGAATGGGCGGGACCCGTCGTCGACGTCCAAAGGGTCTTCGTCCAGGACCCGGGCATGCCCCGGCGGGTCGCCCTGTGGGTCAGCCACTATTCGCACGTGACGTGGCCCCATGCCTGGCACGGCGACCTTCACGTCTACGGCCATTCCCACGGTGCCATTCCGGCCACCCGGACAAGCCTCGACGTCGGCGTCGATTGCTGGGAGTTGGCTCCGGTCACGTTGATCCGGATCATGGAAAGGATGGCGGAAGCCCCGGCATCCCGCCCGTCAGGCTGA